One genomic window of Candidatus Poribacteria bacterium includes the following:
- the cmr3 gene encoding type III-B CRISPR module-associated protein Cmr3, with the protein MELLHAFQEISQFFGHNRLYYKGVKVILFLQANDTFFFRDGRPFTKGDQSEGYSIFPPLPSTILGGLRTAYISEQGDLISFYQGKMAETIGTPNSLGSISLNGVFLADRESEIYYPIPLDLVTKKKEKLYALECSPEKSNFISNSPLNRYLRWDADDEDVESETDGRLEGIDLTEYLLGGQTEFIFKSLEDFVRSEPKIGIDRDYNTSASKDNMLYRINMSRFQPQFHNNPNERKALSDLGFVVDYQCEEMLPEKGLLKLGGEGKSFTYKQSGHNPNPFATEKDMTALKVSICSSRAFKLYFATPAIFDQGWLPKWIDKETHKVEYSSLSFELITAAVGKPIAIGGWDMKKNAPKPTRQAVPAGSVYYFKISDEICINTIINAFHYKNISDYQAAEGFGLCFVGAVRGDKI; encoded by the coding sequence GTGGAGTTACTTCACGCCTTTCAAGAAATTTCTCAATTTTTTGGACATAATCGTCTTTATTACAAGGGAGTCAAAGTGATACTATTTCTTCAGGCAAATGATACCTTCTTTTTTCGAGATGGTCGCCCCTTTACAAAGGGTGATCAATCAGAGGGCTATTCCATTTTTCCACCTTTACCTTCAACAATACTCGGCGGGTTAAGAACGGCATACATTTCCGAGCAGGGCGATTTAATTTCTTTTTATCAAGGAAAAATGGCAGAGACCATAGGAACACCCAACTCACTGGGCTCTATAAGCCTCAATGGCGTTTTTCTAGCCGATAGAGAATCTGAAATCTATTACCCAATCCCTTTAGATCTGGTAACCAAAAAGAAAGAGAAACTCTATGCACTTGAATGCTCTCCTGAAAAATCTAACTTTATCTCAAATTCTCCACTCAATCGCTACTTGAGATGGGATGCGGATGATGAGGATGTTGAGTCAGAGACAGATGGCAGATTAGAAGGTATAGATCTAACAGAATATCTCCTCGGTGGACAAACAGAGTTTATATTCAAGTCACTTGAGGATTTTGTTCGCTCTGAACCCAAAATCGGTATTGATCGGGATTACAATACATCTGCTTCTAAGGACAACATGCTGTATAGGATTAATATGTCCCGCTTTCAACCTCAATTCCACAATAACCCAAATGAACGGAAGGCATTATCAGATTTAGGATTTGTCGTAGATTATCAGTGTGAGGAAATGCTACCGGAAAAGGGATTACTGAAACTTGGCGGAGAAGGCAAAAGTTTCACTTATAAACAAAGTGGCCATAACCCCAATCCATTTGCTACAGAGAAGGATATGACAGCTCTCAAGGTATCAATCTGTAGTTCTCGTGCTTTTAAACTCTATTTTGCAACGCCTGCTATCTTTGATCAGGGATGGCTACCAAAATGGATTGACAAAGAAACGCACAAAGTTGAATATTCATCATTGTCATTTGAGTTGATCACAGCAGCCGTTGGCAAACCGATCGCTATTGGTGGCTGGGATATGAAAAAGAATGCACCAAAACCGACGCGTCAGGCAGTTCCAGCCGGGAGTGTCTATTATTTCAAGATATCCGATGAAATTTGCATTAACACTATCATTAACGCCTTTCACTATAAAAACATAAGCGACTACCAAGCAGCGGAAGGATTTGGGCTCTGCTTCGTCGGTGCTGTTAGAGGAGACAAGATATGA